The proteins below are encoded in one region of Grus americana isolate bGruAme1 chromosome 25, bGruAme1.mat, whole genome shotgun sequence:
- the CAMK1G gene encoding calcium/calmodulin-dependent protein kinase type 1G, whose amino-acid sequence MGRKEEDDSSSWKKQTSNIRKTFIFMEALGSGAFSEVFLVKQRSTGKLFALKCIKKSPLTRDSSLENEIAVLKKIKHENIVTLEDIYESTTHFYLVMQLVSGGELFDRILERGVYTEKDASVVIHQVLTAVKYLHENGIVHRDLKPENLLYLTPEDNSKIMITDFGLSKMEQNGIMSTACGTPGYVAPEVLTQKPYSKAVDCWSIGVITYILLCGYPPFYEETESKLFEKIKEGYYEFESPFWDDISESAKDFIRHLLEKNPNTRFTCEEALRHPWINGNTALHRDIYPSVSAQIQKNFAKSKWRQAFNAAAVVHHMKKLHMNGHAAAESPLPVIQVSEASRPNTPTVATRPATPNEDKDASLPLVPTRGCPNPPTQLEQDMGTKGGKLQSHSENGPVPAGSSLVLPDNYSPPTRTSCGCSPACVGHEKTKTSFCSETVLLKKSAKSHHFKSEVLVPMKTSKHSSHCGTGQTGVCLIM is encoded by the exons ATGGGTCGCAAGGAAGAGGACgacagcagctcctggaagAAACAGACGAGCAACATCcgaaaaacattcattttcatggAGGCCCTGGGATC agGTGCCTTTTCGGAAGTTTTCCTAGTGAAGCAAAGAAGCACTGGCAAGCTCTTTGCTCTGAAATGCATCAAGAAGTCTCCCCTCACAAGGGATAGCAGCTTGGAGAATGAAATAGCAGTGTTGAAAAA AATAAAGCACGAAAACATTGTGACTTTAGAAGATATTTATGAGAGCACAACCCACTTCTACCTGGTCATGCAGCT GGTATCTGGGGGAGAGCTATTTGACCGAATTTTGGAACGAGGAGTTTACACTGAGAAAGATGCGAGTGTGGTGATCCACCAGGTCCTGACGGCAGTGAAGTACCTCCACGAAAACGGAATAGTTCACCGCGACCTGAAG CCTGAAAACCTTCTTTACCTGACTCCCGAAGACAATTCCAAAATCATGATCACGGACTTTGGCTTGTCTAAAATGGAGCAGAACGGCATCATGTCCACTGCCTGTGGGACTCCCGGATACGTCG cccctgaagtCCTCACCCAGAAACCATACAGCAAAGCCGTGGACTGCTGGTCCATTGGAGTCATCACCTATATCCT GCTGTGCGGGTATCCTCCTTTCTACGAAGAGACCGAATCCAAACTGTTTGAAAAGATTAAGGAAGGCTACTATGAGTTCGAATCTCCGTTTTGGGATGATATCTCCGAGTCAG CCAAGGATTTCATCAGGCATTTACTGGAGAAAAACCCGAACACGAGGTTTACCTGTGAAGAAGCCCTGCGGCACCCATG GATTAATGGAAATACAGCCCTTCACCGTGACATATACCCATCTGTCAGCGCTCAGATTCAGAAAAACTTTGCAAAGAGCAAATGGAGG CAAGCCTTCAACGCCGCAGCCGTTGTGCACCACATGAAGAAGCTCCACATGAACGGTCACGCAGCAGCTGAAAGCCCCCTCCCCGTTATACAAGTCTCGGAGGCGTCCAGACCCAACACACCCACGGTGGCCACCCGGCCAGCAACGCCAAACGAAGACAAGGACGCATCACTCCCTCTGGTCCCCACGCGGGGCTGTCCAAACCCTCCCactcagctggagcaggacatGGGAACGAAAGGCGGGAAGCTCCAAAGCCACTCAGAGAACGGACCGGTGCCCGCTGGCAGCAGCCTGGTCCTGCCAGATAACTATAGCCCACCAACCAGAACTTCTtgtggctgcagcccagcctgcgTGGGGCACGAGAAAACGAAGACGTCCTTCTGCTCCGAGACAGTGCTGCtcaaaaaatctgcaaaatccCA TCATTTCAAATCAGAAGTTCTTGTTCCAATGAAAACCAGTAAACACTCTTCGCACTGTGGCACTGGGCAAACTGGAGTTTGTTTGATCATGTGA